From the genome of Hippocampus zosterae strain Florida chromosome 8, ASM2543408v3, whole genome shotgun sequence:
ACCTTTCCGGAATGAACGGCGAGGGAGGACTTTTTCTGTCCACAGTGGCCCACAAAGCCTTCGTGGAGGTCAACGAGGAGGGCACCGAAGCTGCCGCGGCCACTGCTGGCATCGCGGCTTTTTGCATGCTGAGGGAGGAACACTTCACAGCAGACCACCCTTTCCTCTTCTATATCAGACACAATAAATCTAATTCGATCCTTTTCCTCGGAAGGTTCTCCTCTCcgcagtaggaaaaaaaaaatcgaataaagATATGCAATGAAGGCTATATTTGTTTTGACTACGTTTTGTAACGTGCATACACTGGAGTATATAATCAGCCGGTCGTTTTGGCAACACAGTGAatgacacaatacaatacaacgaaATATAATACGTCTTTATCTggatagcgctttcacaaaagTTGCAGCTACAAcaatttccagaacatttaatatGAAAGAAAgataatacaacagaacacaaaAGATAAAGCACCCTACCATAAAACACGCAATAATAACAGGTGCTTTCAGCCAAAGCCCAACTGAAGTTGTCAGTAActgtggcaacgtaagatggctggCATCTGGCTTCAGTCACAAGAGGCCACTAGTGAGTCATATATACCTCCGAGGAAGAAAGACAAAGCGTGTTAAACGTAACCGTTGTTCAAGACTGAATTGAAATCCTCATGGAACGTTTTGAACAAACTTTATACGTAAACGTGACAACAATTTTCAAGCCAATTATAAAGTATAAAAATACCGTTCAAAAACTATTAGTCTTCCGTGAAGAATCCAGCAACATTATTTTAGGCACAATCTGTATATACAGCGTGttgttttatatacagtaattaTTTAGTTTGTCACCTAGAggctttaaataaaaaatgattgattgattccgtcattcattcattgatacgCAAATCGAAGCGtaagctgtcttttttttaacgtcaaCGTCGACGAACAAATGACTTTACAAGCAGAAATAATATTCGTAAATAtgatttttgaatgaaatgcatATCGGTGAACAAAactgttcacattttcaggGAATATTTTTAATTAGTGATAAGGATACATATCAACtttcatgaaaaacaacaactaattcATCGTGTGGTTTCGCGTTTTGAAATGTAAAGTGACGACTTGAATGCGGAAGTAATACATCTCGCCTCGCCGATCTTTGCCGAACCTTTCCGAAAAATCACACCCGTTGTCTCCTCTGATAGGCCGAGCGTTCTCGAGCCCTCGGCCAATGAGCGAGGGCCACAGGTGTTTGGCTTTCTTGTCTCACCTGGCTCGCCTGTATTAGCTGACGGTCGCCGTGGTGGGGCGTCTTCAAGCCCAACTCAGTTTACCCGAGCAAGTGATGCCGCTGCCGGCCGCCTTCTTCGTGCTCGTAGCCTCGCTCGCCTGCAGCGGCCACGCCACCGTCTTCTTCAAGGAGCAGTTTCTCGATGGAGGTGCAGTATGGACGGGCTCAGCTTCACATTTTCTCACTATTTGGCAGCAAAAGTCACTCTTTTTcgtcttttcctttctttcttttcgcaAATAAATATATTCCATTCAATGGATTTGGCCACAAAAACATTAATTCTAGCTATTAACATCTATATTTGGCTTCAGTAGGTGTGCACAAAATGTTTTGACAGTTTACCTAACATGATATAAACCAGATGATATTTTGCCACTGAAATTACTGCTAAAGATTAAAATAGGCtatgcaaattatttttaaaaaacactgtATTTGGCCactgtattttttggggtgcacGCCATGGAGAGTTTTGCCAAAGTGAGGAGAATTGTGGCAGCAGTGAATAAATGCCACCTTTCCGGCTCAACTCACAACTGGTGCGACGATGCTTCTCTGCCGCCACATCACAAGCTGGTTCGGCAACTCCCACTGGCCGTCGTCCGCTGAGACTGACGACTCCCGCAAAATGTCAACTTACACGAAACGCCACTTGAGGAACACAAATGTGGGCAACACTTGTTGGCTGTTGAAAAAATGGCCAAGTATTTCAAATAAGGCTTCAAAGTGCTGACAAATCAAGTAATTCTCTCGCTGCATTGAAACCACGCCCCGCTCAACTgtgagctgtcaatcaaacgcCACTGCTACAATATGCGTGCACTCAGAgacgacaacgaggcactctaaagcggccGTGCTATTGAAAAGACACATCTCCTTGCTTTTTCACCTTATCTCTGTGATGTGTGCACACTTACagctgacaacgaggcgctctacaaaaaaaatcccccttcTTATAAAGCACCCGTTCATATtgactttgttcattttttaataGAAAACGTGACGCGTTAATTAAAAATGAGAGAAGTCATATTTCCAATTAAATTAagctaaattatttttttcaagtgatAAAAAGAAATGCACCTTCACAATAAACAACTCAATCAATATTTATTGcatttcaataaaatgaaaaaaaaggaattaacTGAAAAAgggtaaaaattgaaaaaaaaattatgtcaaacttaaaaaaaataattcaacagaCAAGAACTATTTCATTAATttccttttaaaaaattggTAAATTTGTTCTGAAagtgtcaaatgtttttgttttgtcacctgTCAGATGGTTGGAGGAGCAGGTGGGTGGAGTCCAAGCACAAGGACGATTATGGCAAATGGACGTTGAGTGCTGGAAAGTTATATGGTGACGCTGAGCTTGATAAGGGTGAGTCAgaaaccccccaaccccaccccccaaaacataaaaatcacactcaaatattcacaggcatatattctttatcctctctgaAAAGCATGTTTGGAGTTACGAGtgctgttttgtttggtttgaaaTATCTTGTGACAAGTGCGCTGGAATGTTGTTCTGTCTCATCGTCTTTCTCCACCTTCCCTCGGTTTTCCCGGTTGCAGGCGTGCAAACCAGCGAGGATGCGCACTTCTACGCGCTCTCGGCGCGCATGGAACCGTTCAGCAACGAGGGCAAAGTCCTGGTGATCCAGTTCAGTGTCAGGCATCAGCAGGGGATCGATTGCGGCGGAGGCTACATCAAAATCTTTGACGCCCGACTCGACCAGACCCAGATGAATGCCAATTCGCCCTTCTCCATCATGTTTGGTCAGAAAATAATGTTCAACGCTCTCTTCAAAACACAACCCTGGCCTCAGGAAgatcttattttgaaaccttGACCCTAGCTTGAAACCGTATTTTGAAGTTCTCATCCTGTTTTCAAATCCTGCTTTGAAGCCCTCGCCTGGGTTATGTTGAAGATCGTGCAGGTCACTaggggaggatttttttttttttcagtgaacttGCTTGAGCCCTTGGGGGAGGTCCGACTGgcgttgtttgtgtttgtgtttggtggCAGGTCCCGACATCTGCGGCGCGCCCATCAAGAAGGTTCATGTCATCCTCAACTATAAGGGACAAGGACACCAAATCAAGAAAAACATTCCGTGCAAGGTCAGCAAAAATGACCTTTTGGTAAATCTTTGGAAACTTCTCTCGCAAAAAAGGTACTTTGTTCGTCTTCTGAATGTTgaactgtgactttttttcGGGAAATAAAAATGGTGGCTTTAGtttttctgaagaaaaataTTCTCTCACTTCCGCATGATAATTCCAAAGGTTTTCCCAGGAAAAAATGGCTACTTTTTATCTTGAAAAAGactttctgggaaaaaaataatgacacattttctggtgaaaaaaaaaacaaaaaatgttttatcaacaaaaatgttgactATTTTCCTtaggaaagttaaaaaaaaaatcttggagaGATTGGAAATTTTTCCAAGACAGACTTCAAAAAAGTagagtttttttcctttttttttaaaaaaaagtggagcttTTGTAAGGCaggtttattgtatttttttattcattcattcatcttccgagccgcttgatcctcactagggtcgcggggggtgctggagcctatcccagctggcgggggacaccctgaaccggttgccagccaatcgcagggcacacagagacgaacgaccattcgcactcacactcacacctagggacaatttagagcgtccaatcagcctgccacgcatgtttttggaacgtgggaggaaacaggagcacccggagaaaagccacacaggcccggggagaacatgcaaactccacacagggaggccggagctggaatcgaacccggtacctctgcactgtgaagcccacgtgctaaccactagctaccgggctgtatttttttaaaggggggggggggagatgactTTCCCAGAAaactaacactttttttttttttttagaaacacCCCAACTTTTAGACAGATCGCCTCCTGCTCTCCGGCATGTTCTGAACTCCCAGTTCTCTCCATCAGGACGACGAGCTGAGTCACGTGTACACGCTGGTGCTGCGTCCGGACCAAACGTATCAGGTGAAGATCGACAACCGGGAGGTGGCGTCGGGCTCGCTGGAGGACGACTGGGACCTGCTGCCCCCCAAGACCATCAAAGACCCCCTGGCCAGCAAGCCGGCCGACTGGGACGACCGGCCCACCATGCCCGACCCCGACGACACCAAGCCCGAGGTGAGCGTGTCGTTCACGGCCCCCTTCGTAGCGCCCGCGACAACCTCGATGGTTGCGCCGTTGTCTTCCATCATCATCAGTGGGAATGCAGACGTCTCAAACTCCTTTgtcaccttttttggggggggggcatttttttttcgccaaaCATCTTTGGAATCTGCTTGGCCTGGATCTTTTCAAATTGAACTCAATCTTTACGTTTACATCACCTTCTGACAATGCGCGTCTGGCAGTTTGCGTGACAAGATGAACAAGTCCAACTGCTTTTCAtttcggaaaaaaaacatctttgtttCCTGTTCGgttacttacaaaaaaaaaaaaaggcgttgCATTTACATACGACGTCTAATCAGTCTTTCCTGTCATTTGAAAAGCCATTTGTTATACATGCGATTATTTCCATATCACAGTGCAATACAAAATATGAGCtattcagcccccccccacccccccataataaaaaatgtataaggGACTCGGGCCTCGTCCCATCGctactgtgcaaaaaaaaaaaactttaccagTTATTTTTCCTGGATTGGTCTGACCGCATCCCTGCCACGTATCTTCTGCCATTTGcttgtttaaaaacacacacacacacacacacacacgcacacgcacactttagaatgaaaaacttgtgaggactggcctaaatgtcctcacttgtcaaaaatgtcctcactacgttggtcttataatcacagaggtcctcacaagaatagtcatacaaacacacacacacacacacagagtagttAAGttatcatcttccgtaccgcttgatcctcactagggtcgcggggggtgctggagcctatcccagccgtctccgggcagtaggcgggggacaccctgaatcggttgccagccaatcgcagggcacacagaaacgaacaacgattcacactcacactcacacctagggacaatttagagcgttcagtcagcctgccacgcatgtttttgtaatgtgggaggaaaccggagcacccggagaaaacccactcaggcatggggggagaacatgcaaactccacccaggaaggccggagtcgaactctgcacctctgcctcaataataataataataatagtcattcattcattcatcttccgagccgcttgatcctcactagggtcgcggggggtgctggagcctatcccagccgtctccgggcagtaggcgggggacaccctgaatcagttgccagccaatcgcagggcacacatagacgaacaaccattcgcactcgcactcacacctagggacaatttagagcgttcaatcagcctgccacgcatatttttggaatgtgggaggaaaccggagcacccggagaaaagccacgcaggcccggggagaacatgcaaactccacacagagaggccggagctggaatcgaacccggtacctctgcactgtgaagcccacgtgctaaccactagctaccgggctgtatttttttaaaggggggggggggagatgactTTCCCAGAAaactaacactttttttttttttttagaaacacCCCAACTTTTAGACAGATCGCCTCCTGCTCTCCGGCATGTTCTGAACTCCCAGTTCTCTCCATCAGGACGACGAGCTGAGTCACGTGTACACGCTGGTGCTGCGTCCGGACCAAACGTATCAGGTGAAGATCGACAACCGGGAGGTGGCGTCGGGCTCGCTGGAGGACGACTGGGACCTGCTGCCCCCCAAGACCATCAAAGACCCCCTGGCCAGCAAGCCGGCCGACTGGGACGACCGGCCCACCATGCCCGACCCCGACGACACCAAGCCCGAGGTGAGCGTGTCGTTCACGGCCCCCTTCGTAGCGCCCGCGACAACCTCGATGGTTGCGCCGTTGTCTTCCATCATCATCAGTGGGAATGCAGACGTCTCAAACTCCTTTgtcaccttttttggggggggggcatttttttttcgccaaaCATCTTTGGAATCTGCTTGGCCTGGATCTTTTCAAATTGAACTCAATCTTTACGTTTACATCACCTTCTGACAATGCGCGTCTGGCAGTTTGCGTGACAAGATGAACAAGTCCAACTGCTTTTCAtttcggaaaaaaaacatctttgtttCCTGTTCGgttacttacaaaaaaaaaaaaaggcgttgCATTTACATACGACGTCTAATCAGTCTTTCCTGTCATTTGAAAAGCCATTTGTTATACATGCGATTATTTCCATATCACAGTGCAATACAAAATATGAGCtattcagcccccccccacccccccataataaaaaatgtataaggGACTCGGGCCTCGTCCCATCGctactgtgcaaaaaaaaaaaactttaccagTTATTTTTCCTGGATTGGTCTGACCGCATCCCTGCCACGTATCTTCTGCCATTTGcttgtttaaaaacacacacacacacacacacacacgcacacgcacactttagaatgaaaaacttgtgaggactggcctaaatgtcctcacttgtcaaaaatgtcctcactacgttggtcttataatcacagaggtcctcacaagaatagtcatacaaacacacacacacacacacagagtagttAAGttatcatcttccgtaccgcttgatcctcactagggtcgcggggggtgctggagcctatcccagccgtctccgggcagtaggcgggggacaccctgaatcggttgccagccaatcgcagggcacacagaaacgaacaacgattcacactcacactcacacctagggacaatttagagcgttcagtcagcctgccacgcatgtttttgtaatgtgggaggaaaccggagcacccggagaaaacccactcaggcatggggggagaacatgcaaactccacccaggaaggccggagtcgaactctgcacctctgcctcaataataataataataatagtcattcattcattcatcttccgagccgcttgatcctcactagggtcgcggggggtgctggagcctatcccagccgtctccgggcagtaggcgggggacaccctgaatcagttgccagccaatcgcagggcacacatagacgaacaaccattcgcactcgcactcacacctagggacaatttagagcgttcaatcagcctgccacgcatatttttggaatgtgggaggaaaccggagcacccggagaaaagccacgcaggcccggggagaacatgcaaactccacacagagaggccggagctggaatcgaacccggtacctctgcactgtgaagcccacgtgctaaccactggactaccgggccgcctcgagTAGTTAAGTTGCAgcccaattttttaaaaatctttcccTCCATAGTTTTTGTCAGCCTGATTCAGATGTTTAAGAAGCCTGAAAATAATTGCATTCATCAATAAGGCCCATCACTGCAGAAGCATCTTCTCAGGCTGAAAATTGTAGACGTGGTTCAGTCGACACCGAATCGGGCCTCTCATTCCCCGGGCACTTCGgttgaatgaattaaatgacaGAGTGGCaaaatttttttcatgcaaaaatgTACTGCATGAAAAAGGGGGCCcaaatttgacatgaaaaaaaaatggccgatgTGAAAACTGATACAGTGAGTTTTGAATTTCATACCTTGTTGTGTTTTCACCATCGGTACCTGTCACACAGAATGGCGacgcaagaaaaaaatagcagaaAACGAGACGGCGCGAAAGGGGCTTGTGACCCCTTCTCACTTCAAAGTTGGTCAATGAAaagttaggcggcccggtagtccagtggttagcacgtgggcttcacagtgcagaggtaccgggttcgattccagctccggcctccctgtgtggagtttgcatgttctccccgggcctgcttgggttttctccgggtgctccggtttcctcccacgttccaaaaacatgcgtggcaggctgattggacgctctaaattgtccctaggtgtgagtgtgagtgtgagcgtggatggttgtttctctctgtgtgccctgtgattggctggcaaccgattcagggtgtcccccgcctactgcccggagacggctgggatgggctccagcaccccccgcgaccctagtgaggatcaagcggctcggaagatgaatgaatgaatgaatgaatgaatgaatgaatgaaaagttgtttttcttcaggATTGGGACCAGCCAGAAACCATCCCGGACCCCAAACACCGTAAACCCAGCGACTGGCGAGAGGACATCGACGGCGTGTGGTCGCGTCGGGTGATGCTCAATCCCGACTATAAGGTGCGTCCGTAAGCGGTGTGCGGACTTATAATGTTGCAGGCGTCCGTCACCGCCTCACCTCGCTGTTTGTTGCTCGCAGGGCGACTGGACGCCCAGGCAGATAGACAACCCCAAATACGAAGGCTTGTGGGTCCCCCCTGAAATCCCCAACCCAGATTACGTTCACGACGCAGAAATGTACAAATTCCACAACATCGGCGTGCTGGGATTGGAATTGTGGCAGGTGAGCTCCGACAGCCAGCCGGACGGCGTCCGTTCGCCGATGTTGTGCTTAATGACGCGTCGCCCCCTTCAGATGAGGTCCGGAACTGTCTTTGACAACTTCCTCATCACCGATGACATCCGGGAAGCCGAAGAGTTTGCCCGGCAGACTTGGGGACTCATGCGGGTGACCAAAGTGCTTTTGAGCAAGCTAATTGTTTGGCCCATGTTGATCATGCCACGTTTATTGTAAGATGTTTGTTGGCATTTTGTGCTCACCAGGCAGCGGAGAAAAAGATGAAGGAAGAGCAAGACGAGCTGGAGAGGAAGAAGTGGGACGACGAGCACAACACGAAGGACAACTTGGACGTTGACTTTGGTGATGATCACGATGACAAGGCTGATGACAAGAAGCCCGTGCGGAAAATCAACACCGAGCTGTAGTTCTGCGTTCGGATGGGAGTTGAGTGTATTTGCTACCAATATGGTTACCCAAAGTGCACACGCAACCTAATCTGCATCGCAAATATGGCAACACCAGATGGGCAAAATACATGAAAACGTGGTTAGCTTTGGTGTCACTCACATGTATCGAATGACCTCAAAATGCCGGAAAGCCCACCAATTatagccccgcccccctccgcaCCAAAGAAAACTCCCTCTTTGCGTGGCCCGGAattttgcaaataaaaagtTTCCCCCCCTGGATACCATTTTAGCCGATCAACACAAAATTGGATGGTCATGACTATTTGGAATTGATGCGCgaaaaaaagtctcaggaaCATAGTTTGACTTCTCGTTATTTATTCTTACTTGGTCTTGAATGCAAATGCTGCTCTGTGTGTTAAAAGTATAATGATCCTCATTCTCCTCCTCTATACTGGTTTTGAGCTTCTGCCAATGAAATAGCACACCTCGACAATCTGACTCGCAAACTTTGTCaaggaaacaacaaaaattgaagCCTACGCGTCTGCTTGGGGCACACGGTGGGCCAGGATGGAAGAATaacttttaatgttttttcttttaagtcaGTACCTGGAAAGATTTGAAATGCATCTCTTTGTTTGGAATAAAAGATCAATAAAATAAGGGCACCATTGCCACCTACTGGAGTGGATGTGTAGTTACTTATTATTCAAGTGTGGCAATAAAAATCATGTTCCTGTGGGGTCTTGCCACTATTTGGTCTAGTAGTTACTCAAATTTTGGAGTTGTGTGATGAGTCTTCAAACATTGGTCCTCTTCCGCATAATTACTAAATGTGTTTGGAATGGTTGAACGCATTTCTTCTGGAAAGTTGTTGGTAATAAACCGCACTATCGCCACAACCACTTCTCCAACTGATGTTACGTCCTTGGGAAATGCTTGGGTGTTGAACTCATACGTTGAGAAAGGCGCTGGTGCTGAAACGCAAAAATCTCCCCCAGGCAGGTTTGAAGACGTCCCTCCGGAGCGCCAGGGGCAGTGCTGTCGATTTATCATCAGCTCTCGTTTGGTTGTCTTGTTTCCTACTATCGGTGAAGGCAACACGTTCTGTCATTCTCTCCCTGGCCGCCTAGAGGGCGCCCTTGTGCCCCCCAGTCTGCTTCCATTGAGTCAGACAGCTGAGTCACCCACTGAGTGCACAGACGAGTGCACTTCGACGGGGACTCTTCAGTAGTCCAAGTGGCGAAACGCAGAGCGAATGTTAAGTGCGAAAggagtttgggtttttttttccgtgtgtaTTTTGAGTTCTAGCGGCTGGCAGAATGCTGACGGTGACGTTGAGGACGCTCCAGCAGCAAACGTTTAAAATTCACATCGACGCCGAGGAGACGGTGAGTCAAAAGTTGCTCGAGGTAAACGCGGTGGCGGCGGCCGTGAGCGAGCCGAGAAGCCCCCGCACTGACGGGCTAGCTTGTAGCATACGTTCAACATAGCCTAGCCGAGTCTTGCCGCGCGGCTTTTCGGGTTGACTCTGTCGGGTCTGAAACGCTCttgagatttgtattttttttttgttcaattgatgAATCGTTTGAGAGGGGAGGGGACACAAGTTGACGTGTTTGCGGGACCTCAAGTCACCTGCGCGCGGAGATGTAGCCTCCAATTAAGCTAGCCCAAGTCACAGCGGTACAGTCGATTTTTCTCTTCAAAGTTAAAATCAATAGCGTTCGAAATAGCACCGTGGTATTGGGTCAGGCCGTTaatttcaaatatatatatggtaGTCAAATATTCACCTTTATTGACATTTGTAACGTGTTTTTGACCATTTCAAAACGATAGCACGAGTGGcgctttgctttattttgaaaagcgtGTAAGGGACATGTGGATTTGCTGTGAACTCGTCTCGGTGTCAGCGAATGACTATGCAAGATTCCTCATTGTTTGTACGTCGAGAGCCGTTTACGTTTCAATTAACAAACATATCTGACCTCCTTTATTAATGGAACTAACGTGATCGTTCCACTCCTGTTTATTGTAGAAGTAAGACGGCAGAAACTATTTTGCCCCAAAAGGCTTAAAAATCCATGTACAGCAAACTCTATACTCAACTCTGTACATACACATCAAAAACAACTCCAGAAATCAACTTAAAAACAATTCCTGACAACAAGTGGGAAGACTGTGAACAATTTTAAATTGTGGGAAAATGCGCACTGTATGTTTCGTTTACCATCGGAGATGGAATAAAAGACCACGGAGCAATTTATATTAATACTTGTGTTATTGTCTTGTGCTTGTTAGGTTAAAGTGTTGAAGGAAAGAATCGCAGAGGAGCGAGGAAAAGATGTGTTTCCCGCTGCAGGGCAAAAACTCATCTACGCAGGTTCCCAACGGATACCGCTCGTCAAAATGAGAAATGTATcgttaaaaaaagtgttgcgcTGCTCATGTCATCTTTTCCTTCTCGCCAGGCAAAATCTTGAACGACGACATGGCGCTGAAAGAATACAACATCAGCGAGAAAAACTTTGTGGTTCTCATGGTCGCCAAGGTCAGTTTTAACTTTGCAAAGTTTTGGTAAtgttgaatgaatatttttatgttgggagaggggggcggggctaaaGAAACAGCAAATTATGGCCCTCATTCTTAATCTGTCCTCTCATATTTAATGCATTCATTCCAATTTTATTTCCTCTAAGTGGTcaactcaaatgtgtttgttttttttaagtaaggTGAACAAATCATACAAAATGTACACAGGTCTGATCGACTGGACCGGTTGATATTTACGGCATATTTTGTCCTGAATCGGTTGTAATATCATAAATTGCCGATGAAGCGATGCAGAGATGAGAATTTTCTTCCGATTGGCGGATGTCCGACTTTTTTTGACCGAAATGACCATTCTAGAGATGAGTGCAAATCGGTTGGGAGATTTTCGGAGGTGAACGGGGCCCTTGGAATTGCAGTTGAGtgaagtggggtgggggggtgtaatgTCAGCATTAGCCGCCATTACTAAATTGCCTAAGTGCGTTTCGTCATTCGTGGTGTTTACCTCAATTCATGTGACAAGCACATGCGCATCCAACTTTTAGTGGACAGCAGAGGGCAATATTGCCTAATATTGATGAACATTTCTAAATGAATGCAATTCTCATTCCAcaagcacaatattaatcagaacacgtttaaaaaaaaaaaaaaagcaaatgtgacAATTATGATGTTGTCATATTGTGTATATCCAAacattcaatttttgttttctttatttgtagCCCAAAGCGGCGCCCTCCCCTCAACCCACCCCAAAGTCGACCCCTGAATCTGCGCCGCCCCCCGATTCCTCTTCGACGTCAGAACCGGCATCCTCTTCTTCGTCCTTGCCCTCCTCATCCGTGTGCGTCCCCAGGCAAGaagaagccgccgccgccgccacgtcGGCGGAAGtgcccccgccgcccgccccggaGAACACGCCCACCACCTCTCCCGAAGATGCGTCTCCACCGTCGGCTGCCACCCAAGACCCCCCCGAAGCCGTAATCCCCTCGACGGTCACGACGGATGTGGAGAAGCCCGGTGACACGTCGGCGGAGGAAGCGGCAAGTCGAGCGTCCGTCCGTTCATCAGATTCCAGGTAAGTTTGGTGGTTGAATTAATTGCACTCCAATTTTCCAGGCACAATGCAccacaaatatgttttgtttgtcagcGTGGCGGACGAGCTGGGCCTGCTGGAGGAGGCGGCGTCCATTCTTGGTAAAATAGCGACCGATCCATGAtttgatggaggaaaaaaaaacaaaatgagtgaCATCTCTTGCTCCCTGGCAGTGACGGGTCAGGCCTACGAGAACCTGGTGTCGGAAATCATGTCCATGGGCTACGAGCGGCAGGCGGTGGTGTCGGCGTTGCGGGCCAGCTACAACAACCCAGACCGCGCCGTCGAGTATTTACTCACTGTGAGCACGTCGAACACAAAGACATccgttttgacatttgacaaacattttgaaagaagTTAAAacgattgtttgttttttatatatgtatatgcacATTGCCTCTATTTGATTGATCTTTagcttttaaaaatacattattgacTAAAAATACA
Proteins encoded in this window:
- the LOC127605808 gene encoding calreticulin-like isoform X2, whose translation is MPLPAAFFVLVASLACSGHATVFFKEQFLDGDGWRSRWVESKHKDDYGKWTLSAGKLYGDAELDKGVQTSEDAHFYALSARMEPFSNEGKVLVIQFSVRHQQGIDCGGGYIKIFDARLDQTQMNANSPFSIMFGPDICGAPIKKVHVILNYKGQGHQIKKNIPCKDDELSHVYTLVLRPDQTYQVKIDNREVASGSLEDDWDLLPPKTIKDPLASKPADWDDRPTMPDPDDTKPEDWDQPETIPDPKHRKPSDWREDIDGVWSRRVMLNPDYKGDWTPRQIDNPKYEGLWVPPEIPNPDYVHDAEMYKFHNIGVLGLELWQMRSGTVFDNFLITDDIREAEEFARQTWGLMRAAEKKMKEEQDELERKKWDDEHNTKDNLDVDFGDDHDDKADDKKPVRKINTEL
- the LOC127605805 gene encoding UV excision repair protein RAD23 homolog B-like: MLTVTLRTLQQQTFKIHIDAEETVKVLKERIAEERGKDVFPAAGQKLIYAGKILNDDMALKEYNISEKNFVVLMVAKPKAAPSPQPTPKSTPESAPPPDSSSTSEPASSSSSLPSSSVCVPRQEEAAAAATSAEVPPPPAPENTPTTSPEDASPPSAATQDPPEAVIPSTVTTDVEKPGDTSAEEAASRASVRSSDSSVADELGLLEEAASILVTGQAYENLVSEIMSMGYERQAVVSALRASYNNPDRAVEYLLTGLPTTEAGDMPALGDSPTDPPATLAPSTQTTTTTTTTTPPVEATRPSPGGGAAPAQNPLEFLRNQPQFQQMRQIIQQNPALLPALLQQLGRDNPQLLQQITQHQERFVQMLNEPQGGGGGGGGGDGSGGGGEPRASSRSNYIQVTPQEKEAIERLKALGFPEALVIQAYFACEKNENLAANFLLQQAWDDE